One Lachnospiraceae bacterium C1.1 genomic region harbors:
- a CDS encoding YARHG domain-containing protein, with product MDINNLCPHCLNEIKNKSAITECPFCHKNPNLMLQVNHQLKAETILAGKYLVGDVLGEGGFGITYVGFDLNLEMKVAIKEFYPNGYATRESNSTSTLTLYTGKDENTVKKWRNSFIKEARSLAKCSQLAGVVGVKDFFQENNTAYIIMEYLEGETLKSYIRRNGGKVDAAAFMKAIEPVMLALDSVHKEGIIHRDISPDNIMLLPGGEMKLLDFGAARSFDSGEKSLSVMLKPGFAPEEQYRSHGNQGPWSDVYAFAGTIYKAITGTTPPESMERLRKDEIKSPKECGINLSDNADRVLMKALAVLAENRYQSMREFHDELYAEEIVIKEPEAEVNKSPVTKGSDTVANENTNAKFNGLNKHLLIGLAAVFVIAIVVLVVLLANNATNSGIKKEAAAVSENNAAAEADKMETETSEQASEEDNQDKKNKKTKKDKEDEEEKEEHKDDEGIHRYEYVVADITWKEAFEQSLLRGGYLAHLNTDEETAYVLDEINKKGLKNKCFFIGAARKDGTEEYYWLDEDGEPFGECLNTSSEYKSYWLEGEPSFSGDNGPENYLEMIYRKSEDKWYFNDIPNDIVAVNSKVWAGKVAYIIEYDDYVADSSEYILPESDSRYYTRDELSSLGYSDLKLARNEIFAKHGRKFRDSELNAYFSSKSWYVPAIEPEEFDATYETRLNDYEKENINLIKTLEEEWDE from the coding sequence ATGGATATTAACAATCTGTGTCCACACTGTCTGAATGAGATAAAGAATAAATCAGCAATAACGGAATGTCCTTTCTGTCATAAGAATCCAAATCTGATGTTACAGGTAAATCACCAGCTAAAAGCTGAAACGATTCTTGCAGGCAAATATCTTGTAGGGGATGTGCTCGGCGAAGGTGGATTCGGAATAACCTATGTCGGCTTTGACTTAAATCTGGAGATGAAAGTCGCTATTAAGGAATTTTATCCGAATGGATATGCAACAAGAGAGTCAAATTCCACAAGTACTTTAACCCTTTATACAGGAAAAGATGAGAATACCGTAAAAAAGTGGAGAAACAGCTTCATAAAGGAAGCCAGAAGTCTTGCTAAGTGTTCACAGCTTGCGGGAGTTGTAGGAGTTAAGGATTTCTTTCAGGAAAATAATACTGCCTATATCATAATGGAGTATCTTGAGGGAGAGACTCTGAAAAGCTATATCAGGCGTAATGGCGGCAAAGTTGATGCCGCAGCGTTCATGAAGGCTATTGAGCCGGTAATGCTTGCACTCGACAGCGTGCACAAAGAAGGCATTATTCACAGGGATATAAGTCCCGATAATATAATGCTTTTGCCCGGCGGGGAGATGAAACTTCTTGATTTTGGTGCGGCGAGAAGTTTTGACAGCGGTGAAAAAAGCCTGTCCGTTATGCTTAAACCGGGATTTGCTCCGGAAGAACAGTACAGAAGTCATGGGAATCAGGGTCCATGGTCAGATGTGTATGCTTTTGCCGGAACAATATATAAGGCAATAACCGGAACTACTCCGCCCGAGTCGATGGAAAGACTTAGAAAAGACGAGATTAAGAGCCCTAAGGAATGCGGCATAAATCTCAGTGATAATGCGGACAGAGTGTTAATGAAGGCACTCGCTGTTCTTGCAGAAAACCGCTATCAGTCTATGAGAGAGTTTCATGATGAGTTGTATGCGGAAGAAATAGTTATTAAAGAACCGGAAGCGGAAGTAAACAAAAGTCCTGTTACAAAGGGTTCAGATACAGTTGCAAATGAAAACACTAATGCTAAATTTAATGGCTTAAATAAGCATCTTCTGATTGGACTGGCTGCAGTATTCGTGATCGCGATTGTTGTTTTGGTTGTTTTACTTGCAAACAATGCAACTAATTCAGGGATAAAAAAAGAAGCCGCAGCTGTATCTGAGAACAATGCTGCGGCAGAAGCGGATAAAATGGAAACGGAAACATCCGAGCAGGCATCCGAAGAAGATAATCAGGATAAGAAAAACAAGAAGACTAAAAAGGATAAAGAAGATGAAGAAGAGAAAGAAGAGCATAAAGATGATGAGGGAATACATCGCTATGAATATGTAGTTGCAGATATTACATGGAAGGAAGCTTTTGAACAGAGTCTTTTGAGAGGCGGTTATCTGGCACACCTGAATACTGATGAAGAGACAGCTTATGTTCTTGATGAAATCAATAAAAAAGGCTTGAAGAATAAATGCTTCTTTATCGGTGCGGCGAGAAAAGATGGCACGGAAGAGTATTACTGGCTTGATGAAGACGGAGAGCCTTTTGGAGAATGCTTAAATACAAGTTCAGAATATAAAAGCTACTGGCTTGAAGGAGAGCCTTCTTTTAGCGGTGACAATGGTCCTGAGAATTATCTTGAGATGATTTACAGGAAAAGTGAAGACAAATGGTATTTTAACGATATTCCCAATGATATAGTTGCAGTTAATTCTAAAGTCTGGGCTGGCAAGGTTGCATACATCATAGAATATGATGACTACGTTGCGGATTCCTCAGAGTATATTCTGCCTGAGAGTGACTCGAGGTATTATACGCGTGATGAGCTGAGCTCCTTGGGTTATTCGGATTTAAAACTGGCGAGAAACGAGATATTTGCAAAACACGGAAGAAAATTCAGGGATAGTGAGCTAAATGCGTATTTTAGCAGCAAGTCATGGTATGTACCTGCCATTGAGCCTGAAGAGTTTGATGCAACTTACGAAACGAGGCTTAATGATTATGAAAAAGAGAATATTAATCTGATTAAAACTTTGGAAGAAGAATGGGATGAATAA
- a CDS encoding FHA domain-containing protein, giving the protein MRIKSKIKGFVCFLAVSVITVVSTVSAASDEALRIAVDRYVAEDGLLKLYVNHNRDGQLVENADQISVMFGNNEMQLDSFSTLAEQEVPVSFQCVVDVSGSMSQERIDEAKEIIKKIAELKKDSDSISITSMGDNLVSSSYMTDKAEIETEADKLTVTHEDTNLYYAIVEEIKSLETDNNVNRKRCLIIFSDGADEQATGVTKEEAENAVKESHIPVFTVGLLENAKNQNSQEMAKILGSFARISSGGRHFAPALSDGTDESIPNDIVTRLNNSLVLNEKLEGIDASAGREVLLKVKISPNSGETAEDSMNIPESDLKIIREEQEKIEPTEVTEEPTEITEEPTEEAKESTDTIFGLNPIIFWIIVCLIIIFIILLIVVMILRKKAAEAVEEYDEEGDDGEESYTEYRDENSHTMGFDSDSRTIGLDDDAGPTAAFSESGVTQGFEHKSQSSNKFSVTLFRLGKDDGKRYKFDLSDRYTVGRSTGKSKLAFSDDTALSGLHCSFFVKKNEVFIKDENSTNGTFVNGVPIQGEFKLSQDDTILIGSYEYRITWK; this is encoded by the coding sequence ATGAGAATAAAATCAAAAATAAAAGGATTTGTATGTTTTCTCGCAGTATCTGTGATAACTGTCGTTTCAACAGTCAGTGCGGCTTCGGACGAGGCGTTGAGAATAGCGGTAGACCGTTATGTTGCGGAAGACGGACTGCTTAAGCTCTATGTAAATCATAATCGTGACGGGCAGCTTGTGGAAAATGCGGACCAGATAAGCGTTATGTTTGGAAATAACGAAATGCAGCTTGACAGTTTTTCAACGCTTGCAGAGCAGGAGGTGCCCGTCTCATTTCAGTGCGTGGTTGATGTATCAGGATCAATGAGCCAGGAACGTATTGACGAAGCAAAAGAGATCATTAAAAAGATTGCCGAATTAAAGAAAGACAGCGACAGTATTTCGATAACAAGTATGGGAGATAATCTGGTATCATCTTCATACATGACAGACAAGGCAGAAATCGAGACTGAGGCGGATAAGCTTACAGTTACACATGAAGATACAAATCTTTACTATGCCATTGTTGAGGAAATCAAGTCACTGGAGACTGATAATAACGTCAATCGTAAAAGATGCCTGATAATCTTTTCTGACGGCGCAGATGAACAGGCAACCGGCGTTACAAAGGAAGAGGCTGAAAATGCCGTTAAGGAAAGTCATATTCCGGTATTTACCGTAGGTCTCTTAGAGAATGCCAAAAACCAAAATTCGCAGGAGATGGCAAAGATACTTGGAAGCTTTGCAAGAATATCAAGCGGAGGAAGGCATTTTGCACCTGCACTGTCGGACGGAACAGATGAGTCGATTCCGAATGATATAGTGACGAGATTAAATAATTCCCTTGTTCTCAATGAAAAGCTCGAAGGAATAGACGCATCTGCAGGCAGGGAGGTTCTGCTTAAGGTTAAAATATCCCCGAACAGTGGAGAAACAGCAGAAGACAGTATGAATATACCTGAAAGTGACCTGAAAATTATAAGGGAAGAGCAGGAAAAAATCGAACCGACAGAAGTAACCGAAGAGCCGACAGAAATAACCGAAGAGCCTACAGAGGAGGCGAAAGAAAGCACAGATACGATTTTCGGGCTTAATCCAATTATTTTCTGGATCATAGTTTGTCTGATTATTATATTTATCATTCTTCTCATTGTTGTGATGATTTTAAGAAAAAAGGCAGCAGAGGCGGTTGAAGAATATGATGAGGAAGGCGATGACGGAGAAGAAAGTTATACGGAGTACCGGGATGAGAACAGTCACACTATGGGATTTGATTCAGATAGCAGAACTATAGGACTTGATGATGATGCCGGTCCGACGGCAGCTTTTTCGGAGTCGGGAGTTACCCAGGGCTTTGAACATAAATCGCAGTCTTCAAATAAATTTTCTGTCACACTATTCAGACTTGGAAAAGACGATGGTAAAAGATATAAATTTGACTTAAGCGACAGATATACTGTTGGAAGAAGTACGGGAAAATCAAAACTTGCTTTTAGTGATGATACTGCATTGTCCGGGCTTCATTGCAGCTTTTTCGTAAAGAAAAATGAAGTCTTTATAAAAGATGAAAATTCGACAAACGGAACCTTTGTAAATGGAGTACCGATTCAGGGGGAGTTTAAGCTCAGTCAGGATGATACTATCCTTATCGGTTCATATGAGTACAGGATTACATGGAAATGA
- a CDS encoding protein phosphatase 2C domain-containing protein, translating to MFGGLFQKNDFDIFSYTNVGGREINEDACCVFKKKGKGVCVVVADGLGGHGGGAVASRAAVTTISECFLNDNLNEAEDFMDWYVKANDAVRSMQNRECEMKTTMVTLMLKNNKAFWAHLGDSRLYHFVDDRLVEQTVDHSVSQMAVIRGDITPEEIRGHEDRNRLLSALGRESRVKPDFSATVRLDKGMHSFLLCTDGFWEYVLENEMEKTLKRSEDAREWIGLMVDILKKRAKPNNDNNTAIAVNAW from the coding sequence ATGTTTGGCGGGCTGTTTCAAAAAAATGATTTTGATATTTTCTCATATACAAATGTTGGCGGCAGGGAAATAAATGAGGATGCCTGCTGTGTTTTTAAGAAAAAAGGCAAAGGCGTGTGCGTCGTTGTGGCCGACGGACTTGGCGGGCATGGAGGCGGAGCAGTGGCTTCAAGGGCAGCGGTTACTACGATTTCAGAATGCTTCTTAAACGACAATCTTAATGAAGCGGAAGATTTCATGGACTGGTACGTTAAGGCAAACGATGCTGTGCGCAGTATGCAGAATAGAGAATGTGAGATGAAAACCACAATGGTTACGCTGATGCTTAAGAATAATAAGGCATTTTGGGCGCACCTTGGGGATTCGAGACTTTATCACTTTGTAGATGACAGACTTGTGGAGCAGACAGTTGACCACAGCGTATCCCAGATGGCGGTTATACGTGGCGACATAACTCCCGAAGAAATAAGAGGTCATGAAGACAGAAACAGGCTGCTCAGTGCGTTGGGGAGAGAATCAAGGGTTAAACCCGACTTCTCTGCTACAGTGAGACTTGACAAGGGAATGCATTCTTTCCTGCTGTGTACAGATGGTTTTTGGGAATATGTGCTTGAAAATGAAATGGAGAAAACACTTAAACGTTCAGAGGATGCCAGAGAGTGGATTGGACTTATGGTTGACATCTTAAAGAAAAGAGCGAAACCCAATAACGATAATAATACGGCAATAGCGGTCAATGCATGGTAA
- a CDS encoding protein kinase — protein MDGGYIIQEPPFALPLNSIVHGRYSINRVLGVGGFGITYQGQNLETKEFVAIKEFYPNNVVSRNPGQFQVEITGSREVYEKQKEKFLQEARIIYHLKSRYLLTIYSLFEENGTAYYVMEFLEGRDLKHYLDSQGGQIKWRDLKPITLQIIEALEIVHAENIIHRDISPDNIYLSANGCAKLIDFGTARDISRNKSLSVILKKGYAPPEQYMSHGKQGPWTDIYALGGTIYKCLTGKMPVESVERTHDDTLEPIERFATDVPADVCNAIMKAMQLKEENRFRTVKEFKEAISGFANRKDKLISWLGASKKNVSSITENFANQIFAWAKFEPALYGASGIYGGQKFMIDSDIIMGRDCSRCNIVFPPDAKDVSRVHCQILKNVEGRTGIIDCGSTYGTFINSYRLIPGQLALLQSGTEIKLGKFNSFYFQV, from the coding sequence ATGGATGGAGGATATATAATTCAGGAACCGCCTTTTGCGCTTCCCCTTAATTCGATTGTGCATGGAAGATACTCAATTAACAGGGTTTTGGGTGTGGGTGGCTTTGGAATAACTTATCAGGGACAAAATCTTGAGACAAAGGAATTTGTCGCGATAAAAGAATTTTACCCCAATAATGTTGTGAGCAGGAATCCGGGACAGTTTCAGGTAGAGATAACAGGCTCGAGAGAAGTCTACGAAAAGCAAAAGGAAAAATTCCTTCAGGAAGCAAGAATAATCTATCATCTGAAAAGCAGATATCTCCTGACAATTTACAGTTTATTTGAAGAAAATGGAACTGCATATTATGTGATGGAATTTCTTGAAGGAAGGGACTTAAAGCATTATCTTGATAGTCAGGGCGGACAAATCAAATGGAGGGATTTAAAACCCATAACATTGCAGATAATTGAGGCACTCGAAATAGTTCATGCTGAGAATATTATTCATCGTGATATAAGTCCTGATAACATTTATTTATCTGCCAATGGTTGCGCGAAGCTTATAGACTTTGGAACGGCGAGGGATATATCAAGAAACAAGAGTCTTTCAGTCATATTGAAAAAAGGCTATGCTCCGCCGGAACAATATATGTCACATGGTAAACAGGGACCATGGACAGATATATATGCGCTTGGCGGTACGATTTATAAATGCCTTACAGGAAAAATGCCTGTCGAATCGGTTGAAAGGACACATGATGATACTCTTGAGCCGATTGAAAGGTTTGCGACAGATGTTCCGGCTGATGTGTGTAATGCCATAATGAAGGCAATGCAGCTAAAAGAAGAAAACAGATTCAGGACGGTAAAAGAATTCAAGGAAGCGATATCGGGTTTTGCAAATCGCAAGGACAAATTAATAAGCTGGCTTGGAGCATCCAAGAAAAATGTGAGTTCAATAACGGAGAATTTTGCAAACCAGATTTTTGCCTGGGCGAAGTTTGAACCGGCACTTTACGGAGCGAGTGGCATATATGGCGGGCAGAAATTTATGATAGACAGCGATATCATAATGGGACGTGACTGTTCGAGGTGCAATATTGTCTTTCCTCCTGATGCGAAGGATGTGAGCCGGGTACACTGTCAGATATTGAAGAACGTGGAGGGCAGGACAGGGATAATAGACTGCGGTTCGACTTATGGTACATTCATTAACTCATACAGACTTATACCGGGGCAACTCGCATTATTGCAGTCGGGTACGGAAATAAAGCTCGGTAAATTTAACAGTTTTTATTTTCAGGTATAA
- a CDS encoding serine/threonine-protein phosphatase, whose translation MHEKISRIQSLNGFDRSTEVAEASETVTGSGTFIFLALIIALLLIAITVLVFYIIRKKKNMREFYNDHVTTEIPDTDEGSGIKIKAASAGRPIAIGSIHGIGSRNYQQDSFGFSDADDIELYKDKGFIAVVADGMGGLSDGDKVSQCVVISMLKGFEENNDEIPMPSLLLKLVNDANEEVNDLLESIGGGRSGSTLTAVIIRENKLSWISVGDSHIYVYRSGKLLKVNKDHNYAAELDEQVRRGMISEEEALSDPQRAALTSYIGMGTPEYIDQNEKPLILEKGDRVLLMSDGVYGTVSDKKICELMGYKLRQSCIMIENEIRHSNKRNQDNYTCVILEITK comes from the coding sequence ATGCATGAAAAAATTTCGAGAATACAGTCACTGAATGGATTCGACAGAAGTACTGAGGTTGCAGAGGCATCAGAAACTGTGACAGGCTCCGGAACATTTATTTTTCTGGCACTGATAATAGCACTGCTCCTTATAGCAATTACTGTGCTTGTATTTTATATCATAAGAAAAAAGAAAAATATGAGAGAATTTTATAACGATCATGTAACTACGGAAATACCTGATACGGATGAGGGTTCGGGAATAAAAATTAAAGCTGCATCAGCAGGCAGACCCATTGCAATCGGGAGCATACATGGTATAGGGAGCCGGAATTATCAGCAGGATTCTTTTGGCTTTTCTGATGCGGATGATATCGAACTATACAAGGATAAGGGCTTTATAGCAGTAGTTGCTGATGGGATGGGCGGACTGTCCGATGGTGATAAGGTCAGTCAGTGTGTTGTTATATCAATGCTGAAAGGTTTTGAGGAAAATAATGACGAGATACCGATGCCGTCGCTCCTGCTTAAACTTGTAAATGATGCAAACGAGGAAGTAAACGACCTCCTTGAGAGTATTGGCGGCGGAAGGAGTGGCAGTACACTTACAGCCGTAATTATCAGGGAAAATAAATTGTCGTGGATTTCAGTCGGTGACAGTCACATTTACGTATATCGCAGCGGCAAGCTGCTCAAGGTCAATAAAGACCATAATTATGCGGCAGAGCTTGACGAACAGGTAAGGAGGGGAATGATAAGCGAGGAAGAAGCATTGTCAGATCCGCAGAGAGCCGCCCTCACAAGCTATATAGGTATGGGTACGCCTGAATATATAGATCAGAATGAGAAGCCGCTCATACTGGAAAAAGGAGACAGAGTGCTCCTTATGAGCGATGGCGTTTATGGGACAGTCAGTGATAAGAAAATCTGCGAGCTTATGGGATATAAGCTCAGGCAGTCATGCATAATGATTGAGAATGAAATCAGGCATAGCAATAAGAGAAATCAGGATAATTATACCTGTGTAATACTTGAAATCACGAAATAG
- a CDS encoding FHA domain-containing protein → MEMRKCDNGHYYDASVHSSCPYCSGSGNTGMTLPLDSFGSEGMTSATMPLDDGKTMALNQAFDNASSDEGRTVALIKEEKGIDPVVGWLVCIDGKERGRDYRIHSDNNFIGRSDRMDICIRGDETISRENHAIISYDSVDNSYYFSPGDGRAIVRVNDKAIFQTVELKPYTKITIGKSSFVFLPLCNDEFTW, encoded by the coding sequence ATGGAAATGAGAAAATGTGATAATGGACATTATTATGATGCGTCGGTACATTCATCCTGTCCATATTGCTCCGGGAGTGGAAACACAGGAATGACACTTCCGTTGGACAGTTTTGGCAGTGAAGGAATGACTTCTGCGACGATGCCGCTTGATGACGGTAAAACCATGGCACTTAATCAGGCATTTGACAATGCATCTTCCGATGAAGGGCGTACAGTTGCCCTTATAAAAGAGGAAAAGGGAATAGATCCGGTTGTGGGATGGCTTGTTTGTATAGATGGAAAGGAACGTGGGCGTGATTACCGCATCCATTCCGATAACAACTTTATAGGCAGAAGCGACAGGATGGATATATGTATCAGGGGTGATGAAACCATTTCAAGAGAAAATCACGCAATTATAAGCTATGACTCGGTAGATAATTCCTACTATTTTTCACCGGGAGACGGTCGTGCGATAGTTCGTGTCAATGACAAGGCGATATTCCAAACCGTAGAATTAAAGCCTTACACCAAAATAACAATCGGTAAAAGTTCCTTTGTATTTTTGCCACTCTGCAATGATGAATTTACATGGTGA
- a CDS encoding FHA domain-containing protein, with product MDITGASGIFANQKFSMANGMVVFGRSRRECDVVFPDNTKGISRRHCRVEKSGNGAMITDLGSSYGTFLNGRKLPPNTPTPLNMGDSFWLGDRANSFTMTGGSQNSTFVASDASSVSSRSRVGKFSRNQIIAALAALVVVLAVIFIVINGGNEGIVGTWKVSESPGVRMTFSDSGDMFISVNGEYTMNGELSYTSAGKNMISVKYTGSEIETNYGGSAGVDVLGLLNLGGEIGQTTHSQETSGQIWKYKYNKKDKEMEVYDVNDYKLFSLERAE from the coding sequence ATGGACATTACCGGAGCAAGTGGGATTTTTGCAAATCAGAAATTTTCGATGGCGAATGGAATGGTTGTTTTTGGACGGAGCAGGAGAGAATGTGATGTAGTATTCCCGGATAATACCAAGGGAATAAGCAGAAGGCACTGCAGGGTTGAAAAAAGCGGAAATGGTGCAATGATAACTGATTTAGGATCATCTTACGGAACTTTCCTGAATGGAAGAAAGTTACCGCCGAATACACCTACACCATTGAATATGGGGGACTCTTTCTGGCTGGGAGACAGGGCAAATTCGTTTACCATGACAGGAGGCAGTCAGAACAGTACCTTTGTGGCATCTGATGCATCATCAGTTTCAAGTAGGTCGCGTGTAGGCAAATTCAGCAGAAATCAGATAATTGCAGCATTAGCAGCTTTAGTTGTTGTTTTAGCAGTAATATTTATTGTTATAAATGGTGGTAATGAAGGTATTGTCGGAACATGGAAGGTTTCAGAGAGTCCGGGAGTAAGAATGACCTTCTCGGATAGTGGAGATATGTTTATATCAGTGAACGGTGAATACACCATGAATGGTGAACTGAGTTATACCTCTGCGGGCAAAAACATGATAAGCGTAAAGTATACAGGCTCAGAGATAGAAACAAATTATGGAGGAAGTGCAGGAGTAGATGTATTAGGATTGCTGAATCTGGGTGGTGAAATTGGACAGACAACGCATAGTCAGGAAACATCCGGTCAGATATGGAAATATAAATACAATAAAAAAGATAAGGAAATGGAAGTATACGATGTAAATGATTATAAGCTGTTTTCACTTGAAAGAGCAGAATAA